A genomic segment from Geminicoccaceae bacterium SCSIO 64248 encodes:
- a CDS encoding glutathione-dependent formaldehyde dehydrogenase — protein MKALCWHGKGDIRCDTVPDPTIEDERDVILKVSSCAICGSDLHLMDGHMPGMKSGDVLGHEFMGEVVEVGSPNHRYRKGDRLVVPFNINCGECRQCKMGNWASCQRSNRNGEMAAEQFGYPTAGLFGYSHLTGGYAGGQAEYVRVPMADVGPMQVPDGMSDEQALFLSDILPTGWQAVDYCDLKGGETVAIWGAGPVGLFAIVSARIKNAERIIVIEANGERIELARRAGATDVINHTEEDVLARIKDITKGEGPDAVIDCVGMEATPGHGMLGVLGTVQEKLTSTQRPYALEQMIQAVRPSGIASVPGVYAGPVPINMAAVVQKGLTIRSGQTHVKRYLEPLARLIQESRLDPTFLITHRSGELAEGPALYKAFRDKTDGCVKVVFHLA, from the coding sequence ATGAAGGCACTTTGCTGGCACGGCAAGGGCGACATTCGCTGCGATACGGTTCCCGATCCGACGATTGAGGATGAGCGCGACGTCATCCTCAAGGTCAGTAGTTGCGCGATCTGCGGCTCCGACCTGCACCTGATGGACGGCCACATGCCGGGCATGAAGAGCGGAGACGTTCTGGGCCACGAGTTCATGGGAGAGGTTGTCGAGGTTGGCTCACCGAACCATCGCTACAGGAAGGGTGACCGCTTGGTCGTTCCCTTCAACATCAACTGCGGCGAGTGCCGCCAGTGCAAGATGGGCAATTGGGCCTCGTGCCAACGCTCGAATCGTAATGGTGAGATGGCGGCTGAGCAGTTTGGCTATCCTACGGCCGGCCTGTTCGGCTACTCGCACCTGACCGGCGGCTACGCCGGTGGGCAGGCGGAATATGTCCGGGTGCCCATGGCCGATGTCGGGCCGATGCAAGTGCCTGATGGCATGAGCGACGAGCAAGCGCTTTTCCTCAGCGACATCCTCCCGACCGGCTGGCAGGCTGTCGACTATTGCGACCTCAAGGGCGGCGAGACCGTTGCCATTTGGGGGGCTGGCCCGGTTGGGCTTTTCGCCATTGTCTCCGCGCGGATCAAGAACGCCGAGCGGATCATCGTTATCGAGGCGAACGGCGAACGAATCGAACTCGCACGCAGAGCCGGTGCGACCGATGTAATCAATCATACGGAAGAGGATGTCCTTGCGCGCATCAAGGACATCACCAAGGGCGAAGGGCCCGATGCCGTGATCGACTGTGTCGGGATGGAAGCGACCCCCGGGCACGGCATGCTGGGTGTGCTCGGAACGGTCCAGGAGAAGCTTACCAGTACGCAACGACCCTACGCCCTGGAACAGATGATCCAGGCGGTACGGCCGAGCGGGATCGCCTCCGTGCCGGGCGTCTATGCGGGTCCTGTTCCGATCAATATGGCGGCGGTTGTCCAAAAGGGCCTGACAATCCGCAGCGGCCAGACTCACGTCAAACGCTACCTCGAGCCACTCGCTAGGCTGATCCAAGAGAGCAGGCTTGATCCGACCTTCCTGATCACGCACCGCAGTGGGGAGCTCGCCGAAGGACCGGCCCTCTACAAGGCGTTTCGCGACAAGACGGACGGATGCGTCAAAGTTGTTTTCCATTTGGCGTGA
- a CDS encoding manganese catalase family protein, whose protein sequence is MYYHDKRLQYPVRVGTPDPLFARQLQQAIGGIEGEIRVCLQYFFQAWGARGPDTKYRDMLLHTATEELGHIEMLATAVALNLEEAPASLRETSASASPVVNAVMGGERPRHVLEGMLQRHLLSTGLAAYPANADGVPFDCSHVYASGNLAADMFANVTAESTGRLLAVRLYNATKDPGMKDMLSFLIARDTMHQQQWLAAIEELGGTAALPIPNSFDQTQEKSEYSYVYLATERNGMPPAAGRWTEGPSIDGKGAFRVSQNEPLGDEPILGPARPDSGAQSEQM, encoded by the coding sequence ATGTATTACCACGACAAGCGCTTACAGTATCCCGTGCGCGTCGGGACACCCGACCCGCTGTTCGCCCGTCAGCTGCAACAGGCAATCGGTGGCATTGAGGGCGAGATCCGCGTGTGCCTGCAGTATTTTTTTCAGGCCTGGGGCGCTCGCGGTCCGGATACCAAATATCGCGACATGCTACTGCATACCGCGACGGAAGAGCTCGGGCATATTGAGATGCTGGCGACGGCAGTCGCATTAAATCTCGAAGAAGCGCCCGCCAGTCTTCGGGAGACTTCCGCGTCAGCGAGCCCGGTTGTCAATGCTGTGATGGGCGGCGAGCGTCCGCGTCATGTCCTCGAAGGCATGTTGCAGCGGCATTTGCTGTCCACCGGCTTGGCGGCCTATCCGGCCAACGCAGACGGTGTTCCATTCGATTGCTCGCACGTCTATGCTAGCGGCAATCTTGCGGCCGACATGTTTGCCAACGTAACCGCGGAATCGACGGGCCGGCTGCTCGCAGTTCGCCTGTACAACGCGACCAAGGATCCTGGCATGAAGGACATGCTGAGCTTCCTGATCGCCCGCGACACCATGCACCAACAGCAATGGCTGGCAGCGATCGAGGAATTGGGCGGTACGGCGGCTCTGCCGATCCCAAACAGCTTTGATCAGACGCAGGAAAAGTCCGAGTACAGTTACGTCTACCTCGCTACCGAGAGGAATGGGATGCCACCGGCGGCAGGCCGTTGGACTGAGGGCCCATCCATCGATGGTAAGGGGGCGTTTCGGGTGAGCCAAAACGAGCCTCTGGGTGACGAGCCGATCCTCGGCCCGGCGCGGCCGGACAGCGGCGCTCAATCGGAGCAAATGTAG
- a CDS encoding glycosyltransferase encodes MRFVFYTHSLVSDWNHGNAHFLRGVMRVLREFGHEALALEPEDGWSRRNLLADQGEAALRRFARDFPDLSTATYAHGFDHEAALDGADVVIVHEWTDPGVIARLASLRRRAGGFILLFHDTHHRGISAEAEIARLGLDDFDGILAFGASLRERYVRAGWGRQVFVWHEAADDSLFKPSLAVPAKRDVIWIGNWGDNERSREIGEYLVGPVRELGLRGDVRGVRYPPEAIDALSRAGLRYGGWIANADVPAAFAQSRVTLHIPRRPYVEALPGIPTIRVFEALACGIPLVSAPWQDSEGLFRPEVDFLSVASGEAMAQTLRHLLAEPDCAAEMAAAGRATVLARHTCRHRVQELLAILRTLGRDGSAERQAAEAVA; translated from the coding sequence ATGCGCTTCGTCTTCTATACCCATTCGCTGGTCTCGGATTGGAACCACGGCAACGCGCACTTCCTGCGCGGTGTCATGCGCGTGCTTAGGGAGTTCGGCCACGAGGCGCTCGCGCTTGAGCCGGAGGACGGCTGGAGCCGGCGCAACCTGCTCGCGGACCAGGGCGAGGCCGCCCTTCGCCGCTTCGCGCGCGATTTCCCGGATCTGTCGACCGCCACCTACGCGCATGGATTTGATCACGAAGCGGCTCTCGACGGAGCCGACGTCGTGATCGTTCACGAATGGACCGATCCGGGGGTGATCGCACGGCTCGCTAGCCTCCGCCGTCGGGCCGGCGGCTTCATTCTCCTGTTCCACGACACCCATCATCGCGGTATCTCGGCGGAAGCTGAGATCGCCAGGCTCGGCCTCGACGACTTTGACGGCATTCTCGCCTTCGGCGCGTCCTTGCGTGAGCGCTACGTGCGGGCGGGCTGGGGCCGGCAGGTCTTCGTCTGGCACGAAGCGGCCGACGATTCGCTGTTCAAACCCTCCCTGGCGGTTCCGGCGAAACGCGACGTGATCTGGATCGGCAACTGGGGCGACAACGAGCGGAGCCGGGAGATCGGGGAGTATCTAGTCGGGCCGGTGCGCGAGCTGGGCCTGCGGGGCGACGTGCGCGGCGTGCGCTATCCGCCGGAGGCGATCGACGCGCTGTCGCGAGCCGGGCTACGCTATGGCGGCTGGATCGCGAACGCCGATGTGCCGGCTGCCTTTGCGCAAAGTCGGGTTACCCTGCACATCCCACGGCGCCCTTATGTCGAGGCGCTGCCCGGCATCCCGACGATCCGCGTCTTTGAGGCTCTGGCCTGCGGCATCCCGCTCGTGTCCGCGCCCTGGCAGGACAGCGAGGGACTGTTTCGACCGGAAGTTGATTTCCTGTCGGTCGCGTCGGGCGAGGCAATGGCCCAAACGCTCCGCCATCTTCTGGCCGAACCGGATTGCGCGGCCGAGATGGCCGCCGCCGGCCGTGCCACGGTTCTCGCGCGCCACACCTGTCGCCACCGCGTCCAGGAACTGCTCGCAATCCTGCGCACACTTGGCCGCGATGGCTCAGCGGAGAGGCAAGCGGCGGAGGCGGTCGCATGA
- a CDS encoding TIGR04290 family methyltransferase, which produces MTGQAFIRSSEAPWSLEKRIRALGPWFHNMVLDGVSTAPAHFLGDYPRFKWDSFKHLVPDDLAGAAVLDIGCNAGFYALEMKRRGASHVVAIDSDDRYLAQAQLAAETMGLTIDLRRMSVYEVGSLARRFDLVLFMGVLYHLRHPLLALDLLHEHAVGDRLIVQSMLRGIEAHSPVAENYPFDTSEPFDAPAFPRLCFVEHRFADDPTNWWIPNRTGMEAMLRSSGFVIESQASDDVYLCRHGERSWAVERPPVVHQA; this is translated from the coding sequence ATGACAGGGCAGGCTTTCATCCGTTCAAGCGAAGCGCCCTGGAGCCTGGAGAAGCGGATTCGCGCTCTCGGTCCGTGGTTCCACAACATGGTTCTGGACGGTGTATCGACTGCGCCGGCTCACTTCCTCGGCGACTATCCTCGCTTCAAATGGGACAGCTTCAAGCACCTTGTTCCGGATGATCTTGCCGGCGCCGCCGTACTCGATATTGGCTGCAACGCAGGATTCTACGCACTTGAGATGAAGCGGCGCGGCGCCTCCCATGTCGTCGCAATCGACAGTGATGACCGCTATCTTGCGCAAGCTCAACTCGCTGCGGAAACGATGGGGCTGACGATCGACCTGCGCCGCATGTCGGTCTACGAGGTGGGCAGTCTCGCCCGGCGGTTCGATCTCGTGCTGTTCATGGGTGTGCTCTATCACCTGCGTCATCCGCTGCTCGCCCTTGACCTGCTGCACGAGCACGCCGTCGGCGACCGCCTGATTGTCCAGTCCATGCTGCGCGGAATCGAGGCGCACTCGCCGGTCGCGGAGAACTATCCGTTCGACACAAGTGAGCCGTTCGACGCGCCAGCGTTCCCGCGGCTATGCTTCGTCGAGCACCGTTTTGCCGACGATCCAACCAATTGGTGGATTCCCAATCGCACCGGCATGGAAGCCATGCTGCGCAGCTCAGGCTTTGTCATCGAGAGCCAAGCGTCCGACGACGTCTATTTGTGCCGGCATGGCGAGCGCTCCTGGGCCGTCGAGCGGCCTCCCGTTGTGCACCAAGCGTAG
- a CDS encoding glycosyltransferase — protein MRIAFYGSSLVSSYWNGAATYYRGLLRALSNHGHDITFYEPDAFDRQAHRDIEPPDWCRVVVYEATAAGLNKAVAQAAHADVVIKTSGVGFADDALLQGLMATARPNAVTGFCDVDAPATLGDLAANPAHPLRQALPALDMVLTYGGGDPVVEAYRAFGARKCVPIYNALDPDSHHPVPVQDRFRADLAFLGNRLPDREERVDRFFLDPARRVPDAVFRLGGSGWSDKSVPTNVRVMGHVPTADHNAFNVSAKAVLNVCRASMADNGFSPATRVFEVAGAGACLVTDAWVGIDLFLRPDQEVLVVRDGQDVVEVVQSLTPARATAIGRRALARVLAEHTYDRRAAIVDRLLRRDAEQKAVRGRVA, from the coding sequence ATGAGGATCGCTTTTTACGGCTCGAGTCTCGTGTCCTCCTACTGGAACGGTGCCGCCACCTACTACCGCGGCCTCCTTCGCGCGCTGTCCAACCATGGCCACGACATCACCTTCTATGAGCCAGATGCCTTCGACCGGCAGGCCCATCGCGACATCGAGCCGCCGGACTGGTGTCGCGTCGTCGTCTACGAGGCGACGGCGGCCGGCCTCAACAAAGCGGTTGCGCAGGCGGCCCACGCCGACGTCGTCATCAAGACGAGCGGCGTCGGCTTCGCGGACGATGCACTCCTGCAGGGCCTGATGGCCACAGCGCGACCCAATGCCGTCACCGGCTTTTGCGACGTCGATGCTCCGGCAACGCTGGGAGATTTGGCGGCCAATCCAGCGCATCCGCTCCGACAGGCTCTCCCTGCCCTTGACATGGTCCTGACTTATGGCGGCGGCGATCCTGTCGTCGAGGCCTACCGCGCGTTTGGCGCCCGCAAATGCGTGCCGATCTACAACGCGCTCGACCCCGACAGCCATCATCCCGTGCCGGTGCAGGACCGCTTCCGGGCCGATCTCGCCTTTCTCGGCAATCGCCTGCCCGATCGGGAGGAGCGCGTCGACCGGTTCTTCCTCGATCCCGCTCGGCGCGTGCCCGACGCCGTGTTCCGGCTGGGCGGCTCCGGCTGGAGCGACAAGAGCGTTCCCACCAATGTGCGCGTGATGGGGCACGTCCCGACTGCCGACCACAACGCATTCAACGTCTCGGCGAAGGCGGTGCTCAACGTCTGCCGTGCCAGCATGGCCGACAACGGCTTCTCGCCGGCAACACGAGTGTTCGAGGTCGCCGGCGCCGGCGCTTGCCTTGTGACGGACGCCTGGGTTGGCATCGATCTGTTCCTGCGGCCGGACCAGGAGGTCCTGGTCGTTCGCGACGGTCAGGACGTGGTCGAGGTCGTGCAGAGTCTGACGCCGGCACGCGCCACCGCGATCGGAAGACGCGCGCTGGCGCGCGTGTTGGCGGAGCACACCTACGATCGCCGAGCCGCCATCGTCGACCGGCTGCTGCGGCGCGACGCGGAGCAGAAGGCCGTGCGAGGGCGGGTGGCATGA
- a CDS encoding SDR family oxidoreductase has product MGTTRINGSTSTRRILVTGGAGFLGSHLCEHLLRLGNAVFCLDNFQTGSSVNVERLAGSDRFEMIEQDVGDALPASLTVDGIFNLACAASPPRYQADPVHTLMTSVIGTRNLLDLAERCDAVLVQASTSEIYGDPEVHPQNEDYWGHVNPTGPRACYDEGKRAAETLCFDYLRLGRADARVARIFNTYGPRMRRDDGRIVSNLIGQALERQPLTIYGDGKQTRSFCYVSDLIDGLMALMALPRNPNAPINLGNPNEVSINALATLILDLVGTRASIDYRPRPVDDPMRRRPDISRAKQLLNWQPRRSLRRGLAATIDWFASRDLANAAHASTQTTRGSAADTGLLATARP; this is encoded by the coding sequence ATGGGAACGACGCGCATCAACGGGTCGACGAGCACGAGGCGGATCCTGGTGACCGGCGGCGCCGGCTTCCTGGGATCCCATCTGTGCGAGCATTTGCTCAGGCTGGGAAACGCCGTCTTTTGCCTCGACAATTTCCAGACCGGATCGAGCGTGAATGTGGAGCGGCTGGCCGGCAGCGACCGCTTCGAGATGATCGAGCAGGACGTGGGCGATGCCTTGCCGGCCTCGCTCACCGTCGATGGGATCTTCAACCTCGCCTGCGCCGCTTCGCCGCCGCGCTACCAGGCCGATCCGGTCCACACGCTGATGACCAGCGTGATCGGCACGCGCAACCTGCTCGATCTCGCGGAGCGTTGCGACGCCGTCCTGGTCCAGGCCTCGACCAGTGAGATCTACGGCGATCCGGAAGTGCACCCGCAGAACGAGGACTACTGGGGCCACGTCAATCCGACCGGGCCGAGGGCCTGCTACGACGAGGGCAAGCGTGCCGCCGAGACTCTCTGCTTCGACTATCTCCGGCTCGGCCGCGCGGATGCACGCGTCGCGCGCATCTTCAACACCTATGGTCCGCGCATGCGGCGCGACGACGGCCGCATCGTCTCCAACCTGATTGGCCAGGCGCTTGAACGGCAGCCGCTCACGATCTACGGCGACGGCAAGCAGACGCGTTCGTTTTGCTATGTCAGCGATCTGATCGACGGGCTGATGGCGCTGATGGCCCTGCCTCGCAATCCGAACGCGCCGATCAACCTCGGCAATCCAAATGAGGTGTCGATCAACGCGCTGGCGACGCTGATCCTGGACCTCGTCGGCACGCGTGCCTCCATCGACTATCGTCCTCGCCCGGTCGACGATCCGATGCGCCGCCGCCCTGATATCAGCCGTGCCAAGCAGCTCCTGAACTGGCAGCCCCGGCGAAGCTTGCGACGGGGTCTCGCCGCCACAATCGATTGGTTCGCGTCGAGGGATCTTGCGAACGCAGCGCACGCCTCCACCCAGACAACGCGGGGCAGCGCCGCGGACACCGGCCTGCTGGCGACAGCGCGGCCATGA
- a CDS encoding glycosyltransferase family 4 protein, with protein sequence MSVRRVLMTCDAVGGVWRYALDLSRGLAERDLEVILLGLGPEPSAHQRAEADALPGVTLTWCDAPLDWLAPSLDRLSAVPDSLARAAGEHGVDLLHLNLPSQAADLVTDRPVVVASHSCLATWWRAVRGEPLPAAWGRQAGLTQAGLERADAVVVPTRAHADAVRACYGMAIGMDVVSNAVVPQPEIEDAAKEPFVVAAARWWDDGKNVGLIDRAAADAEWPVVLAGALTGPDGRVVDVGNVRALGAQPGDEVRRLMARAEILVSPSLYEPFGLAALEAASAGSALVLSDIPTYRELWNGAARFVDPADPSGLALALNELAHAPQQRASLQQAASQRAHRLSIRRQAKAMAAVYERAAASQRPSLAALTVAV encoded by the coding sequence GTCCGGCGCGTTCTCATGACCTGCGACGCTGTCGGCGGCGTGTGGCGCTACGCGCTCGACCTGTCGCGCGGCCTCGCCGAACGCGATCTTGAGGTCATCTTGCTCGGGCTCGGCCCGGAGCCTTCCGCGCACCAGCGCGCGGAAGCAGACGCTCTTCCGGGCGTCACGCTGACATGGTGCGACGCGCCGCTCGACTGGCTTGCGCCTTCACTCGACCGTCTGAGCGCCGTGCCGGACAGTCTCGCGCGGGCGGCCGGCGAACACGGCGTCGACTTGCTGCACCTCAACCTGCCTTCGCAAGCGGCTGATCTTGTGACTGATCGGCCTGTCGTTGTCGCGTCACATTCCTGTCTCGCCACGTGGTGGCGCGCCGTCCGTGGCGAGCCGCTGCCGGCGGCGTGGGGGCGGCAAGCGGGTCTCACACAGGCAGGCCTCGAACGCGCCGACGCCGTCGTCGTGCCGACCCGCGCTCACGCCGATGCTGTCCGCGCCTGCTACGGCATGGCCATTGGCATGGACGTCGTGTCGAACGCGGTCGTCCCACAACCGGAGATCGAGGATGCAGCGAAGGAGCCGTTCGTCGTCGCCGCGGCGCGCTGGTGGGATGACGGCAAGAATGTCGGCCTCATCGACCGGGCCGCCGCGGATGCGGAATGGCCCGTGGTGCTGGCCGGCGCGCTGACGGGGCCGGATGGCCGGGTCGTCGACGTCGGGAACGTCCGCGCCCTGGGAGCGCAGCCCGGCGACGAGGTGCGCCGGCTCATGGCGCGGGCCGAGATTTTGGTGTCCCCCTCGCTCTACGAGCCGTTCGGTCTTGCAGCACTCGAGGCCGCGTCGGCCGGCTCGGCGCTGGTTCTGTCCGACATTCCAACGTACCGGGAGCTTTGGAACGGTGCCGCCCGTTTTGTCGATCCCGCCGATCCGTCGGGACTGGCGCTCGCGTTGAACGAGCTTGCGCACGCGCCGCAACAGCGGGCCTCATTGCAACAGGCCGCGAGCCAGCGGGCCCATCGCCTTTCAATCAGACGCCAGGCCAAGGCTATGGCGGCCGTGTACGAGAGGGCTGCGGCGAGCCAGAGACCGTCGCTGGCAGCCCTGACGGTGGCGGTTTGA
- a CDS encoding glycosyltransferase, producing the protein MNVSASVRDAKPYDLVVLGLSLSSSWGNGHATTYRSLLRGLHRLGRRVLFLERDAPWYRSHRDLPQADFCDLVFYGRIEELIEHFAGSIADARAVMIGSYVPDGIAVIDAVRKLARGPVMFYDIDTPITLARLRQGEEDYLAARQIPLLDTYFSFSGGPTLHRLEDEFGARRALSLYCSVQDDRYRPTDEPFAWDLGYLGTYSPDRQPMLERLLLEPARRLPSLRFVVAGPCYPETVAWPDNVERIEHLPPDRHASFYSRQRYTLNITRADMAAAGWSPSVRLFEAAACGTPVISDWWPGLGELFPLDETILPAGSAEDVVRILTGIGAQLRFSIAAKARARVLRSHTGLARARELVASVPNLRQEPAPT; encoded by the coding sequence ATGAATGTCTCCGCCTCTGTCCGAGATGCCAAGCCCTACGACCTCGTCGTCCTTGGCCTGTCCCTGTCGTCCTCTTGGGGCAACGGCCACGCGACGACCTACCGCTCGCTTCTGCGCGGGCTTCATCGGCTGGGCCGGCGGGTCCTTTTCCTGGAGCGCGATGCTCCTTGGTACCGGTCGCATCGCGATTTGCCGCAAGCTGATTTCTGCGATCTCGTCTTCTACGGCAGGATTGAAGAGCTGATCGAACACTTCGCCGGCTCGATTGCCGACGCGCGTGCCGTCATGATCGGTTCCTACGTCCCGGACGGGATTGCGGTCATCGATGCGGTGCGGAAGCTCGCACGCGGCCCGGTCATGTTCTACGACATCGACACGCCGATCACGCTGGCGAGGCTCCGGCAAGGCGAGGAGGACTACCTGGCCGCGCGGCAGATCCCGCTGCTCGACACCTACTTTTCGTTTTCCGGCGGACCGACGCTCCACCGACTCGAGGACGAGTTCGGTGCCCGACGAGCCTTGTCACTCTACTGCTCCGTCCAGGACGATCGCTACCGCCCGACGGACGAGCCGTTTGCGTGGGACCTTGGCTATCTCGGCACTTACAGTCCCGACCGCCAGCCGATGCTCGAACGCCTGTTGCTGGAGCCGGCGCGTCGATTGCCAAGCCTACGTTTTGTCGTCGCCGGCCCCTGCTATCCCGAGACGGTGGCGTGGCCGGACAACGTCGAGCGGATCGAGCATCTTCCCCCAGACCGGCACGCCTCGTTCTATTCGCGCCAGCGCTACACGCTGAACATCACTCGGGCCGACATGGCGGCGGCTGGATGGTCACCGAGCGTGCGTCTCTTCGAGGCCGCCGCCTGCGGGACGCCGGTGATCAGCGACTGGTGGCCTGGCCTGGGCGAGCTGTTCCCGCTGGACGAGACGATCCTGCCCGCGGGTTCGGCCGAAGACGTCGTACGCATTCTGACCGGCATCGGTGCGCAACTGCGTTTCTCGATCGCCGCAAAGGCGCGCGCGCGGGTGCTGAGGTCGCACACAGGGCTCGCCCGCGCGCGCGAGTTGGTGGCATCCGTACCAAATCTCCGACAGGAACCGGCGCCTACATGA